The Campylobacter concisus genome has a window encoding:
- the cysK gene encoding cysteine synthase A: protein MIYDNIVKTIGNTPIVKVKTGADEAEIYVKLEFFNPGGSVKDRIAFNMITKMLADGTLKHGDTIVEPTSGNTGIGVAMCGAALGFKVILCMPESMSIERRKIVAAYGAHLELTPAAGGMKAAIAKATELASQPNHVMLSQFENKYNPQAHELTTAAEIVADFSKLDAFVAGVGTGGTISGVAKVLKEKGYDTKIIAVEPEASPVLSGGNPGPHKIQGIGAGFLPNTMDMSLVSEVEKVSNDDALNAARAIAKSDGLMIGISGGASYVAAKRVAKRLGAGKKVLFIAPDNGERYLSTELYGA, encoded by the coding sequence ATGATATACGACAATATCGTTAAAACGATCGGTAATACACCTATCGTAAAGGTTAAAACAGGTGCTGACGAGGCTGAAATTTACGTAAAATTAGAGTTTTTTAACCCAGGCGGCTCTGTAAAAGATAGAATCGCATTTAATATGATCACAAAAATGCTAGCTGATGGCACACTAAAACATGGCGACACTATCGTTGAGCCAACAAGCGGAAATACAGGTATCGGCGTAGCTATGTGCGGTGCTGCACTTGGCTTTAAAGTGATCCTTTGCATGCCTGAGAGCATGAGTATCGAAAGACGCAAGATCGTTGCAGCTTATGGCGCTCATCTTGAGCTAACTCCTGCAGCTGGCGGTATGAAAGCAGCGATCGCAAAAGCTACTGAGCTAGCTTCTCAGCCAAATCACGTAATGCTAAGCCAGTTTGAAAACAAGTACAACCCACAAGCTCACGAGCTAACAACAGCAGCTGAAATTGTGGCTGATTTTAGCAAGCTTGATGCCTTTGTAGCAGGCGTTGGCACAGGCGGCACTATAAGCGGCGTGGCAAAGGTTCTAAAAGAAAAAGGCTATGACACTAAGATCATCGCAGTAGAGCCTGAAGCATCACCAGTTTTAAGTGGCGGTAACCCAGGACCACATAAAATTCAAGGCATCGGAGCTGGATTTTTACCAAATACAATGGATATGAGCCTAGTTAGCGAAGTAGAAAAAGTAAGCAATGATGACGCACTAAACGCAGCTAGAGCGATCGCAAAGAGCGATGGCTTGATGATAGGCATAAGTGGCGGCGCTTCTTACGTGGCTGCAAAAAGGGTGGCTAAAAGACTTGGCGCTGGCAAAAAAGTGCTTTTCATAGCTCCAGATAACGGCGAGAGATACCTAAGTACAGAGCTTTACGGAGCGTAA
- a CDS encoding DUF465 domain-containing protein, with the protein MLHEYTDLINELKKVDVHFAALCKKHDELNEKIDSKAAQASELDALKKEKLKLKDEIYAQVLKYKEQK; encoded by the coding sequence ATGTTACACGAATACACTGATCTCATAAATGAGTTGAAAAAGGTTGATGTTCATTTTGCCGCACTTTGCAAAAAGCATGACGAGCTAAATGAAAAGATAGATAGCAAAGCAGCACAAGCCTCTGAGCTTGATGCCTTGAAAAAAGAAAAATTAAAACTGAAAGATGAAATTTACGCTCAAGTTTTAAAATACAAAGAGCAAAAATAA
- a CDS encoding endonuclease III domain-containing protein, whose protein sequence is MRSTDLFLALLNHKSRNFDELKWPGEGTFEVVLGAILVQNTNWRNVEKALDNLKNASKDSLQGICTLENSELATLIKPSGFYNTKAKRLKTLCLAIKNEFESFDNFKENASREWLINVKGVGAETCDAILAYACGKPYMVVDAYALRIMAYFDYIFESYDEAAEWFSSLDYDEIYKFLDSEKFDETEVLKLYHALILEFCKENFKGKILSQSGQEVLDNIKN, encoded by the coding sequence ATGAGATCAACTGATCTGTTTTTAGCCCTACTAAATCACAAAAGTAGAAATTTTGACGAGCTAAAATGGCCAGGTGAGGGCACTTTTGAGGTTGTTTTGGGTGCTATTTTAGTGCAAAATACCAACTGGAGAAACGTTGAAAAAGCGCTAGATAATCTAAAAAATGCCAGCAAAGATAGCCTGCAAGGCATTTGCACGCTTGAAAACAGCGAGCTTGCCACACTCATAAAGCCAAGCGGCTTTTACAACACAAAGGCAAAACGGCTAAAGACGCTTTGCCTAGCTATAAAAAATGAATTTGAGAGCTTTGATAATTTTAAAGAAAACGCTAGCCGTGAGTGGCTCATAAACGTAAAAGGCGTTGGCGCTGAGACTTGTGATGCGATACTTGCTTACGCTTGCGGCAAGCCTTACATGGTCGTTGATGCTTATGCGCTTAGGATAATGGCATATTTTGACTACATTTTTGAGAGCTACGACGAGGCTGCTGAGTGGTTTAGCTCGCTTGATTATGATGAAATTTATAAATTTCTTGATAGCGAGAAATTTGACGAAACTGAGGTTTTAAAGCTCTATCATGCACTCATTTTGGAGTTTTGCAAAGAGAATTTCAAAGGTAAAATTTTAAGCCAAAGCGGACAAGAGGTGCTTGATAACATTAAAAATTAA
- the epsC gene encoding serine O-acetyltransferase EpsC — protein sequence MWESLKELVQTVREKDPSVHSCCFLAILINTPGIHAVLFHKISHFLYEKKWFFLARLISQIARFLTGIEIHPGAKIGRRFFIDHGMGVVIGETAEVGNDVMMYHQVTLGGTGKECGKRHPTVKNGVTIAAGSKILGAITIGENAKIGANSVVLKNVPANATVVGIPARVVRVNGTKFEPEFII from the coding sequence ATGTGGGAGAGTCTAAAAGAGCTAGTTCAAACCGTCCGTGAAAAAGACCCATCGGTGCATAGTTGTTGCTTTTTGGCGATACTTATAAACACTCCTGGCATCCATGCGGTTTTGTTTCACAAAATTTCTCATTTTTTATATGAGAAAAAGTGGTTTTTTCTAGCTAGACTCATCTCGCAAATAGCAAGATTTTTAACAGGCATCGAGATCCACCCGGGAGCGAAGATCGGTAGGAGATTTTTCATAGATCACGGCATGGGCGTGGTTATCGGTGAGACGGCTGAGGTCGGTAATGATGTGATGATGTATCATCAAGTGACACTTGGCGGCACTGGCAAAGAGTGTGGCAAGCGCCATCCAACCGTTAAGAATGGCGTGACTATCGCTGCTGGCTCAAAGATACTTGGTGCTATAACGATCGGTGAAAATGCTAAGATCGGTGCAAACTCAGTCGTGCTAAAAAACGTCCCAGCAAACGCAACTGTCGTTGGCATACCAGCAAGAGTTGTCAGAGTAAATGGGACGAAATTTGAGCCAGAATTTATCATTTAA
- the rpmB gene encoding 50S ribosomal protein L28 translates to MSKRCAITGKGPMVGNNVSHANNKTKRRFLPNLRTIRVTLEDGTTRRIKVAASTLRTMKKQSN, encoded by the coding sequence ATGTCAAAAAGATGTGCGATAACTGGCAAAGGACCAATGGTAGGCAACAACGTGAGCCACGCCAACAATAAAACCAAAAGAAGATTTTTACCAAATCTTAGAACTATCCGTGTTACTCTAGAAGATGGCACAACAAGAAGAATAAAAGTTGCTGCTTCTACCCTAAGAACTATGAAAAAGCAGTCAAACTAA
- a CDS encoding potassium channel family protein has protein sequence MSFLSRLLKFLNWSNSAKPEISLDTELYEQLKPFRFPLISVVLLLLFGTLGYIFIDNFSLIDAFYQAGMTFTTVGFTEVAPITPKGRIFTITFILVGFIIFTLSIGIVVEVLKRGTLISILKERRMLYKIARLKNHFVICYHNLYTIELSAQFRENHIPFVVVDDREDIAELAQIYKYPYFIKAQPHTQIAFLKTHLSSAKGLITLSPNIADNIALIASVRLYEKEIGRKKPYHIITNSDSEDDTQRLKKLGADNVVSPSRLVAQRLSAMSVRPDMENLLEQFLYTKSSPIDIEEILVPDYSWIRFKRLKETHLRNITNADVVGIRDINNKFIPMPNGDTLIGTGTKLLVIGTVDGIRLTKRLVKSKHKPEELKYV, from the coding sequence ATGTCTTTTCTCTCAAGACTTTTAAAATTCCTCAACTGGTCAAACTCCGCAAAACCAGAAATAAGCCTAGATACTGAGCTTTACGAACAACTAAAACCTTTTAGATTTCCACTAATTTCAGTCGTACTACTGTTACTTTTTGGAACACTTGGTTATATCTTTATAGATAACTTCTCTCTCATAGATGCCTTTTACCAAGCAGGTATGACCTTCACGACGGTCGGTTTTACCGAAGTTGCGCCCATAACTCCAAAGGGGCGAATTTTTACTATAACATTTATCCTTGTTGGCTTCATCATTTTTACGCTATCAATCGGTATCGTTGTAGAAGTTCTAAAAAGAGGCACATTAATTAGCATTTTAAAGGAAAGGCGTATGCTTTACAAGATCGCAAGACTAAAAAATCACTTCGTTATTTGTTATCACAACCTCTACACGATCGAGCTTAGTGCTCAGTTTCGCGAAAATCACATACCATTTGTAGTGGTTGATGACAGAGAAGATATCGCAGAATTAGCTCAAATTTACAAGTATCCATACTTTATAAAAGCTCAGCCTCACACTCAAATCGCCTTTTTAAAAACGCATCTATCAAGTGCAAAAGGACTAATCACTCTTAGCCCAAATATAGCTGACAACATCGCACTTATAGCATCTGTTAGACTTTATGAAAAAGAGATAGGCCGCAAAAAACCTTACCATATCATCACAAACTCCGATAGTGAAGATGACACACAAAGGCTTAAAAAACTTGGTGCTGACAACGTCGTAAGCCCATCTCGCCTAGTCGCACAGCGTCTAAGTGCCATGAGCGTAAGACCTGATATGGAAAATTTACTCGAGCAATTTCTATACACAAAAAGCTCGCCTATCGACATAGAAGAAATTCTTGTGCCTGACTACTCTTGGATAAGGTTTAAAAGACTAAAAGAGACACACCTAAGAAATATCACAAATGCTGACGTGGTAGGCATTAGAGACATAAATAACAAATTTATCCCGATGCCAAATGGTGACACTCTAATTGGCACAGGCACAAAGCTTTTAGTTATCGGTACAGTTGATGGCATACGTCTAACCAAACGCCTAGTAAAGAGCAAACACAAGCCAGAAGAGCTAAAATACGTTTAG